From Candidatus Nucleicultrix amoebiphila FS5, a single genomic window includes:
- a CDS encoding AAA family ATPase: MAIQFARVQYVSRSTGANGCRKAAYNERAQIRCERTGEVFHFQHKRDNVYHEILLPEGADLKFKNSSVLWNAAEHAERRVDSQVAKEAVVALPDDKEIRLEDRIELSHRIAKEFFLSKGLAVQIDIHAPHDEDKNWHVHMLATTRRFSEDGKSLNAYKARDTDPTIRKGFVTEAELVGEKVRDIQNAYFKEKGLDLRVDPIGIVPQEHLGPVRMRHHMNDALKRSELIKETNEALAKDPAVILEALGKNKAVLSKQDIERFIFKHVPRADQAILLKGVLSDKNLITLYDSSTGEETGLYTLKETRTLEEKLLRFATSLHKQESVPLLDSVRNQVTEKYILSLEQQAAYDCVTQIPHNLSIIQGRAGVGKSYVLRPIREVHEASGYRVIGLAPTHKVAQDMLEDGFREATTCHAFLFASKNQRNTIDEKTLLIVDEAAMLSTELQIELFNGAKRAGSKVLLVGDSRQLSSIQKGGMFEVLVEKFCSVEITDVRRQEIDWQRAVSESLSRGEVKEAVHILNDHERIFFSGTKETSCAALINAWSKDHADDPHINKLILAQRNVDVDALNCAVRDIRRARGELGDHDYEIMTKRGPQRFAEGDRIQLTETDKTQNLFNGNFGAIKKITETACTILQDNGQEVTFNPETYIGLRHGYAGTIYKAQGSTLPNIYVLHDKATNLNNSYVSLTRQTKDLKVFISQTETPTLDHLIQQMGRDHGKEASLKYLTLEEVRERDKSLSLTQAIQEALKDIKTKVKDHFHRNEDFYKFERTQETKIHRVAPQDPLFPIEEKKFEEVSQLLERRLYGLFKEKHNRFPDGDEKKFLEKQASRTGEYLFHLKHYEHREPTLGDVKVLSTRVRFELGRSETIKAEMLENLDKKQDLVKEDYLRATLYAERLARIEGRMFEEEFRQNGDVKNPQKFMKPASVELQQYQQSQKHLADQLVQEKNLSPFVATRVANEIQRAHESLGKTPDDKTIEVYIKLGSYLEERQETLKQTYKDLTPYKAERSIEYIRRSEAEVWLKEVFYNKEEPNKVRVHEIQKDAESATKYALKEAQKGFCKDRGLEL; this comes from the coding sequence ATGGCCATCCAGTTTGCAAGAGTTCAGTATGTATCAAGGAGTACCGGCGCTAATGGCTGCCGGAAGGCCGCTTATAATGAGCGCGCGCAGATTAGGTGTGAACGCACAGGAGAAGTGTTCCACTTTCAACATAAACGGGACAACGTCTATCATGAGATCTTATTACCGGAAGGGGCTGATCTTAAGTTCAAGAATAGCTCTGTTCTTTGGAATGCAGCAGAGCATGCTGAAAGACGCGTAGACAGCCAAGTGGCCAAGGAAGCAGTGGTTGCCCTTCCTGATGACAAAGAGATTCGCCTCGAAGACCGTATAGAGCTCTCTCATAGGATCGCCAAAGAATTTTTCTTATCGAAAGGCCTTGCTGTTCAAATCGATATCCATGCGCCGCATGATGAAGACAAAAACTGGCATGTCCATATGTTAGCCACCACCAGGCGTTTTTCTGAAGATGGCAAGTCTTTAAATGCTTATAAGGCCAGAGACACCGATCCAACGATTCGCAAAGGTTTCGTCACCGAAGCAGAGCTGGTGGGAGAGAAGGTCAGAGATATCCAAAACGCCTACTTTAAGGAAAAGGGCTTGGACTTAAGGGTGGATCCCATTGGTATTGTTCCCCAAGAGCATCTGGGTCCTGTACGTATGCGCCACCATATGAATGATGCTTTGAAGAGATCAGAGCTCATTAAAGAGACCAATGAAGCCTTGGCTAAAGATCCAGCAGTTATTTTAGAAGCTCTGGGGAAGAACAAGGCCGTACTATCCAAACAAGACATCGAACGGTTTATCTTCAAACATGTTCCACGGGCAGATCAGGCCATCTTACTTAAAGGGGTCTTGAGTGACAAGAATCTGATAACTCTTTATGATTCCTCAACAGGGGAAGAGACTGGGCTTTATACTTTAAAAGAAACACGGACCTTAGAAGAAAAGCTCCTGCGCTTTGCAACATCCCTTCATAAGCAAGAGAGTGTTCCTCTTTTGGATTCAGTGAGAAACCAGGTAACAGAGAAATACATCCTCTCCTTAGAACAACAAGCAGCTTATGATTGTGTAACACAGATTCCCCATAATCTAAGTATTATCCAGGGACGCGCCGGTGTTGGCAAAAGTTATGTCTTAAGGCCTATCAGAGAAGTTCATGAAGCTTCAGGTTATCGGGTAATTGGTTTAGCTCCCACCCATAAGGTGGCTCAAGATATGCTGGAGGATGGTTTTAGGGAGGCCACCACTTGCCATGCTTTTTTGTTTGCCTCTAAGAACCAGAGAAATACCATTGATGAGAAAACGCTCCTGATTGTGGATGAAGCAGCCATGCTTTCTACAGAGCTGCAGATAGAACTTTTTAACGGTGCCAAACGAGCAGGATCTAAGGTGCTTCTTGTAGGAGATAGTCGTCAGCTCTCCAGTATTCAAAAAGGTGGGATGTTTGAGGTTCTGGTAGAGAAGTTTTGCTCCGTTGAGATTACTGATGTAAGACGCCAAGAGATCGATTGGCAGAGAGCAGTATCTGAATCTCTCTCCCGTGGCGAAGTGAAAGAAGCTGTTCATATATTAAATGACCACGAACGAATCTTCTTCTCAGGGACTAAAGAAACCTCTTGTGCTGCTCTGATTAATGCCTGGTCTAAAGATCATGCTGATGATCCTCACATCAACAAACTTATCCTCGCCCAAAGAAACGTGGATGTAGATGCTCTGAATTGCGCAGTGAGAGACATTCGACGCGCCCGAGGAGAGCTGGGAGATCATGACTATGAGATCATGACAAAAAGAGGTCCTCAAAGGTTTGCGGAAGGGGATCGCATTCAACTCACCGAGACGGATAAAACCCAGAATCTCTTCAATGGCAACTTCGGGGCTATTAAAAAGATCACCGAGACCGCTTGTACGATCCTTCAAGATAATGGACAGGAAGTCACCTTTAATCCTGAAACTTATATTGGGTTACGCCATGGCTATGCGGGCACCATTTATAAAGCCCAAGGATCTACCCTCCCCAACATTTATGTGCTTCATGATAAGGCAACCAACCTCAATAACAGTTATGTGTCTTTGACCCGGCAAACCAAAGACCTGAAAGTCTTTATCTCCCAAACAGAGACGCCCACTTTAGACCATCTCATTCAACAGATGGGCCGTGACCATGGCAAAGAAGCCAGTTTAAAATACCTCACCTTAGAAGAGGTAAGAGAAAGGGACAAATCCCTTTCTCTTACTCAAGCTATACAGGAAGCGCTCAAAGATATTAAAACAAAAGTGAAGGACCATTTCCATAGGAATGAAGATTTCTATAAGTTTGAAAGGACTCAGGAGACCAAAATCCATCGGGTAGCCCCTCAAGATCCTCTCTTTCCTATAGAGGAGAAGAAGTTTGAGGAGGTCAGTCAACTTCTTGAAAGAAGGCTTTATGGACTCTTTAAAGAAAAGCATAACCGCTTCCCAGATGGGGATGAAAAGAAGTTCCTGGAAAAGCAAGCTTCTAGGACAGGGGAATATCTCTTCCATCTCAAGCATTATGAACATAGAGAGCCAACGTTGGGAGATGTCAAAGTTCTCTCTACTCGGGTACGATTTGAATTAGGTCGCAGTGAAACAATCAAAGCCGAGATGTTAGAAAACCTCGATAAAAAGCAGGATCTTGTCAAAGAAGATTACTTAAGAGCCACTCTCTATGCAGAGCGTCTTGCGCGTATTGAAGGACGAATGTTTGAGGAAGAGTTCCGTCAGAATGGCGATGTGAAGAATCCCCAGAAGTTTATGAAACCAGCTTCCGTTGAACTCCAGCAGTATCAGCAGAGTCAAAAGCACCTTGCAGATCAATTGGTCCAAGAAAAAAACCTCTCTCCTTTTGTAGCTACACGTGTTGCCAATGAAATCCAGAGGGCGCACG
- a CDS encoding conjugal transfer protein TraD — protein sequence MTKSNLLERKKQALEFKKNRLKQLESHVKLMERKSRTRRLIELGGLVAKAGLEEWDTNALYGAFLEIKESAEDVKTVKAWAHKGGAAFARKNTNKSPVIVKFESKPDEETRTKIRELGLKWNALRGEWQGYIELRVLKEVLQKEDVQVLEINEQEAV from the coding sequence ATGACAAAATCCAATCTCCTTGAGCGTAAAAAGCAAGCGCTCGAGTTCAAGAAAAATAGGCTTAAACAACTCGAGTCCCATGTAAAACTCATGGAGCGAAAATCCAGAACAAGAAGGCTAATCGAACTCGGCGGACTTGTCGCAAAAGCTGGCTTAGAAGAATGGGATACTAATGCGCTCTATGGCGCCTTTCTTGAAATCAAAGAAAGTGCTGAAGATGTAAAGACCGTTAAAGCCTGGGCTCATAAAGGTGGCGCTGCCTTTGCACGAAAAAACACCAACAAATCCCCCGTCATCGTTAAGTTTGAATCCAAACCCGATGAAGAAACCAGAACAAAGATCCGTGAACTGGGATTGAAATGGAATGCCCTTAGAGGCGAGTGGCAGGGGTATATAGAGTTAAGAGTTCTGAAAGAGGTTCTTCAAAAGGAAGATGTTCAAGTTTTAGAGATCAATGAACAAGAGGCTGTTTAG